One genomic segment of Bacteroidota bacterium includes these proteins:
- a CDS encoding GAF domain-containing SpoIIE family protein phosphatase, with amino-acid sequence MAFTTPSTDRPRTSRLRLPSRRTLLWALAGVLYLAGAVYFAALSFSKQPPSHPTLVTVNGLLVLGAALAYLLLGDVFRQRDHNAMRSLWSPMLISGIALITAVGTVALTGGAGPVDARTLLPEGPRTLVQAIVVGTMEITSAFVLLLYLRTLVLFKRTRHSVRNWNLMVVAMVVAALTMSGERAAAEAAEQNIAFQITGIVAMGLMVANAFRLSWIVFLSFREKWATIGLCIGLIGVTAFVMNNRFGGYFSAAQAKDGLIIPDAALVPLPHIFSQPLSQFALFVFAFAILYATTAILSLLFHLPTASAFEQKTGEMEAMQALAELSGQVLDREKLVQTIADAPVQSGGADAAWVALVDPESGSLTPQLAATRGIDAERIQNLLDERALTQDVFERRRPLVLNRAAADHRVRARPGNGLGSLLALPLTSGGETRGVLFASKRVAEGFEQDDVSALTTFAAQAALSLANADLFAEVLEKERLAQELEIAREVQKRLLPQTLPQFERVEIAGLGFAAMEVGGDYYDVAVIGEQCVGVIVADVSGKGTAAAFYMAELKGIFQSVSRLTRSPAEFLVRANEALTASLGKQAFISALYGVLDTQSGVFTYARAGHCPAALARADGEARLLRAQGIGLGLTGGPLFEKSLAEETVQLRPGDALALYTDGVVESRAPNGEEYGYERLLTTVVTYRAASAQGLLDGLLEDCRTFSDHKADLDDDLTLVALKWHGEGSPPASLVAQKAAPASSSGDGVASGGVVSDGASMATDPAPANGATSDVVAPSAEPSSSSSGSASGPPSAS; translated from the coding sequence GTGGCCTTTACGACCCCCAGTACCGACCGCCCTCGCACCTCCCGGCTGCGCCTGCCCTCCCGGCGGACGTTGCTGTGGGCGCTTGCGGGTGTGCTCTATCTCGCCGGGGCGGTCTACTTCGCCGCCCTCTCGTTCTCGAAGCAGCCCCCGAGCCACCCGACGCTCGTCACGGTCAACGGCCTGCTCGTGCTCGGCGCCGCGCTGGCCTACCTGCTCCTCGGCGACGTCTTCCGGCAGCGGGACCACAACGCGATGCGCTCGCTGTGGTCGCCGATGCTCATCAGCGGCATCGCGCTCATCACGGCGGTCGGGACCGTGGCGCTCACAGGTGGCGCTGGGCCCGTGGACGCCCGCACGCTCCTACCCGAGGGGCCCCGTACGCTCGTGCAGGCCATCGTTGTGGGGACGATGGAGATCACGAGCGCGTTCGTGCTGCTGCTCTACCTGCGGACCCTGGTGCTGTTCAAACGCACGCGCCACAGCGTGCGCAACTGGAACCTGATGGTCGTCGCGATGGTCGTCGCGGCGCTCACGATGTCCGGCGAGCGCGCGGCAGCGGAGGCCGCCGAGCAAAACATCGCCTTCCAGATCACCGGTATCGTGGCGATGGGGCTGATGGTGGCGAACGCCTTCCGGCTCTCGTGGATTGTCTTCCTGTCGTTCCGCGAGAAGTGGGCCACCATCGGGCTGTGCATTGGGCTAATCGGCGTGACCGCGTTCGTGATGAACAACCGCTTCGGGGGCTACTTCTCGGCGGCGCAGGCCAAGGACGGGCTCATCATCCCCGATGCGGCGCTCGTGCCGCTGCCGCACATCTTCAGCCAGCCGCTGAGCCAGTTCGCGCTCTTCGTCTTCGCCTTCGCCATCCTCTACGCGACGACGGCCATCCTCTCGCTGCTCTTCCACCTCCCAACGGCGAGCGCCTTCGAGCAGAAGACGGGCGAGATGGAGGCAATGCAGGCCCTCGCCGAGCTTTCGGGGCAGGTACTCGACCGCGAGAAACTCGTGCAGACCATCGCCGACGCGCCCGTGCAGTCCGGCGGCGCCGACGCGGCCTGGGTGGCCCTCGTGGACCCGGAATCAGGCTCGCTCACGCCGCAGCTCGCCGCGACGCGGGGCATCGACGCGGAGCGGATTCAGAACCTCCTCGACGAACGCGCGCTCACGCAGGACGTGTTCGAGCGCCGCCGCCCGCTCGTGCTCAACCGGGCCGCGGCGGACCACCGCGTGCGTGCGCGCCCTGGCAACGGGCTGGGCAGCCTCCTCGCGCTCCCGCTCACCTCGGGCGGCGAGACGCGCGGCGTGCTCTTCGCCTCAAAGCGCGTCGCCGAGGGCTTCGAGCAGGACGACGTGAGCGCGCTCACCACGTTCGCGGCCCAGGCAGCGCTCTCGCTCGCCAACGCCGACCTCTTCGCCGAGGTGCTGGAGAAAGAGCGGCTGGCGCAGGAGCTGGAGATCGCCCGCGAGGTGCAGAAACGCCTCCTGCCGCAGACGCTCCCGCAGTTCGAGCGCGTCGAGATCGCGGGCCTCGGCTTCGCCGCGATGGAGGTCGGCGGCGACTACTACGACGTAGCCGTCATCGGCGAGCAATGCGTCGGCGTGATCGTGGCCGACGTGTCCGGCAAGGGCACCGCGGCGGCGTTCTACATGGCCGAGCTCAAGGGCATCTTCCAGTCGGTGAGCCGCCTCACGCGCTCGCCCGCGGAGTTCCTCGTGCGGGCCAACGAGGCACTCACGGCGTCGCTCGGGAAGCAGGCGTTCATTTCCGCGCTCTACGGCGTGCTCGATACGCAGTCGGGCGTCTTCACCTATGCCCGCGCGGGTCACTGCCCTGCTGCGCTCGCACGTGCCGACGGCGAGGCACGCCTGCTGCGGGCTCAGGGGATCGGGCTAGGCCTGACGGGCGGCCCGCTCTTCGAGAAGTCGCTCGCCGAGGAGACGGTGCAGCTGCGCCCCGGCGACGCGCTCGCGCTCTACACCGACGGCGTCGTTGAGAGCCGGGCTCCCAATGGCGAAGAATACGGTTACGAGCGCCTGCTCACGACCGTCGTGACCTACCGCGCCGCGAGCGCGCAGGGCCTGCTCGACGGCCTTCTCGAAGACTGCCGCACCTTCTCCGACCACAAAGCTGACCTCGACGACGACCTCACGCTAGTCGCCCTGAAGTGGCACGGCGAGGGCAGCCCGCCCGCATCGCTCGTCGCGCAGAAGGCCGCCCCTGCGTCGTCGTCGGGCGACGGCGTGGCCAGCGGCGGTGTGGTCAGCGATGGGGCGTCCATGGCCACCGACCCTGCCCCGGCCAACGGTGCAACTTCGGACGTGGTGGCTCCGTCTGCGGAGCCGTCTTCCTCATCGTCAGGATCGGCTTCGGGACCGCCCTCCGCGTCCTGA
- the prmA gene encoding 50S ribosomal protein L11 methyltransferase, with the protein MTLELTVHLPDGYHDFLIAELADLDFEAFEARDEAVVAWGPVKRWSDVHREHVEQWLRRRDLPVRIDERVEAPHNWNETWEASIAPVVIGPFLVRPSWHATPPDHADKILLEIDPKMSFGTGYHESTRLALRFLPGLVEDGARVLDAGTGTGILAIAALKLGAAEAYAFDIDPWSIENAAENALDNRVGDRFVLREGGLEVISEGEFDVIAANINREALRRMLPGFAEKMHDGSTLILAGLLQTDRAVMLDALADAGLTLRDEATEGEWWSCVSHRA; encoded by the coding sequence GTGACGCTCGAACTCACCGTCCACCTACCCGACGGCTACCACGACTTCCTCATCGCCGAACTCGCCGACCTCGACTTTGAGGCGTTCGAAGCACGCGACGAGGCTGTGGTGGCGTGGGGGCCTGTGAAGCGCTGGTCGGACGTCCACCGCGAACACGTCGAGCAGTGGCTGCGGCGGCGCGATCTGCCAGTCCGCATCGACGAGCGCGTGGAGGCCCCGCACAACTGGAACGAGACGTGGGAGGCGTCCATCGCGCCCGTCGTGATCGGGCCGTTCCTCGTGCGCCCGTCCTGGCATGCGACACCGCCGGACCACGCCGACAAGATCCTGCTGGAGATCGACCCGAAGATGAGCTTTGGGACGGGCTACCACGAGAGCACGCGCCTCGCGCTGCGCTTTCTGCCGGGGCTCGTTGAGGACGGCGCGCGCGTGCTCGACGCGGGGACCGGGACCGGCATCCTCGCCATCGCGGCGCTCAAGCTCGGCGCGGCCGAGGCCTACGCGTTCGACATCGACCCGTGGTCCATCGAGAACGCGGCGGAGAACGCGCTCGACAACCGCGTCGGCGACCGGTTTGTGCTGCGCGAGGGCGGCCTGGAGGTGATCTCTGAGGGCGAGTTCGACGTGATCGCGGCGAACATCAACCGGGAGGCGCTGCGGCGGATGCTACCGGGCTTCGCCGAGAAGATGCACGACGGCAGCACGCTCATCCTCGCCGGGCTGCTCCAGACCGACCGCGCCGTGATGCTCGACGCGCTCGCCGATGCGGGACTCACCCTCCGCGACGAGGCGACCGAGGGCGAGTGGTGGTCGTGCGTGAGCCACCGCGCCTAG
- a CDS encoding carboxypeptidase-like regulatory domain-containing protein, giving the protein MRLLLAVVVVVLLLASPPALAQETGKLVGIVTDDTGEPLPGANVVLDGTKHGAATDIDGAFVLLDVPPGTYDVTASFVGFERRTQQVVIAAGAALALDFALPPDRSVPDCHVIGYWRPFFSNDPYSSVTLTAEKITRLPVGW; this is encoded by the coding sequence ATGCGTCTGCTTCTCGCTGTCGTCGTCGTCGTCCTACTCCTCGCCAGTCCGCCTGCGCTCGCCCAGGAAACCGGCAAGCTGGTGGGCATCGTCACGGACGACACCGGCGAACCGCTCCCCGGCGCGAACGTGGTCCTCGACGGCACGAAGCACGGTGCTGCGACCGACATCGACGGGGCGTTTGTCCTCCTCGACGTCCCACCCGGGACGTACGACGTGACAGCTTCTTTCGTCGGCTTCGAGCGTCGCACGCAGCAGGTCGTGATCGCTGCCGGCGCAGCGTTGGCCCTAGACTTCGCCCTGCCTCCCGACCGGTCTGTCCCAGACTGCCACGTCATCGGATACTGGCGGCCGTTCTTCTCGAACGACCCATACAGCTCGGTCACCCTCACGGCCGAGAAAATCACGCGGCTCCCGGTGGGGTGGTAG
- a CDS encoding DUF433 domain-containing protein, with amino-acid sequence MDRASVYHTHPGLLSGTPVFTGTRVPVDSLIQHLRAGVTLDAFLDDFPSVSRAQAEAFLALALNDALAHTPHDVAVAA; translated from the coding sequence ATGGACCGCGCCAGCGTCTACCATACCCACCCCGGCTTGCTTAGCGGCACGCCCGTCTTCACCGGTACTCGCGTCCCTGTGGACTCGCTGATCCAGCACCTCCGGGCAGGCGTCACGCTCGATGCGTTCCTGGACGACTTCCCAAGCGTCAGCCGAGCACAAGCCGAAGCATTCTTAGCGCTCGCCCTCAACGATGCGCTTGCACACACGCCCCACGACGTTGCAGTGGCTGCCTGA
- a CDS encoding HD domain-containing protein, translated as MTLPHEDVLRRVGAVADRLGLEAYCVGGAVRDALLGRATSDLDFVSVGSGSGIQWAKAVAKEVGVRTAHVYANFGTAGVHLPPEQYGGDHDDAPVVLEFVGARRESYDRSSRKPAVEDGTLDDDQRRRDFTINALAVCLNGAMNEDGSFGELVDPFGGLSDLASGLLRTPLDPAETFDDDPLRMLRAARFAAQLGFRVDDDAFAAMRQHADRIGIVSQERITDELQKLLAAPVPSVGFKILYDTGLLDRILPDLTALAGVEEVRGHKHKDNFFHTLEVVDNLAHLQQQLGVAGERAAGEALWTRWAALFHDIAKPDTKRFIRGRGWTFHGHEDRGARRIPKLFRALKLPMDERLEHVRELVRLHHRPVALVDDEVTDSAVRRLLFEAGDRIDALMRLVRADITSKNPRRVRRYLNAFDRVEAKFIEVEEKDRLRHFQPPVDGHEIMETLGVTEGVAVGIVKEHIREAILDGAIPNEHDAAFAYMMDMKDEALRRGALFETVIRTLRGREKAAIGAIKEELFWGEVPEDPDAAHAHLMRIKDEALAERFGEEV; from the coding sequence ATGACCCTGCCCCACGAAGACGTACTTCGCCGCGTCGGTGCGGTGGCCGACCGCCTCGGCCTGGAGGCATACTGCGTCGGCGGCGCGGTGCGGGACGCGCTCCTCGGCCGTGCCACGAGCGACCTCGACTTCGTGAGCGTGGGCTCAGGCAGCGGTATTCAGTGGGCGAAGGCCGTCGCGAAGGAGGTCGGCGTGCGGACGGCCCACGTCTACGCCAACTTCGGCACAGCAGGCGTCCACCTGCCGCCAGAGCAATATGGTGGTGACCACGACGACGCGCCGGTCGTACTGGAGTTCGTCGGTGCGCGGCGCGAGTCCTACGACCGCTCATCCCGCAAGCCCGCCGTCGAGGACGGCACACTCGACGACGACCAGCGGCGGCGCGACTTCACGATCAACGCCCTCGCCGTCTGCCTCAACGGCGCCATGAATGAGGACGGGAGCTTCGGCGAACTCGTCGATCCATTCGGCGGCCTGAGCGACCTCGCCAGCGGGCTCCTCCGCACGCCGCTCGACCCGGCGGAGACGTTCGACGACGACCCGCTGCGGATGCTGCGCGCGGCCCGCTTCGCCGCCCAACTCGGCTTCCGCGTGGACGACGACGCGTTCGCCGCCATGCGCCAGCACGCCGACCGCATCGGTATCGTGAGCCAGGAGCGGATCACGGACGAGTTGCAGAAGCTCCTCGCTGCGCCAGTGCCGTCGGTCGGCTTCAAGATCCTCTACGACACCGGCCTCCTCGACCGCATCCTGCCCGACCTCACCGCGCTCGCAGGCGTCGAGGAGGTGCGTGGGCACAAGCACAAAGACAACTTCTTCCACACGCTCGAAGTCGTCGACAACCTCGCGCACTTGCAGCAGCAGCTAGGCGTCGCGGGCGAGCGCGCCGCGGGCGAGGCGCTCTGGACGCGCTGGGCGGCGCTCTTCCACGACATCGCGAAGCCCGACACGAAGCGGTTCATCCGAGGCCGCGGCTGGACGTTCCACGGGCACGAGGACCGCGGCGCGCGGCGCATCCCGAAGCTCTTCCGTGCGCTCAAGCTGCCGATGGACGAGCGCCTGGAGCACGTCCGCGAGCTCGTCCGGCTGCACCACCGCCCCGTCGCGCTCGTGGACGACGAGGTGACCGACTCTGCCGTGCGACGCCTGCTCTTCGAAGCTGGGGACCGCATTGACGCGCTCATGCGGCTCGTCCGCGCCGACATCACGAGCAAGAACCCGCGCCGCGTCCGCCGCTACCTCAACGCCTTCGACCGCGTGGAGGCCAAGTTCATCGAGGTCGAAGAGAAGGACCGCCTGCGCCACTTCCAGCCGCCCGTAGACGGCCACGAGATCATGGAAACGCTCGGCGTCACGGAAGGCGTGGCCGTCGGCATCGTGAAGGAGCACATCCGCGAGGCCATCCTCGACGGCGCCATCCCCAACGAGCACGATGCGGCCTTTGCGTACATGATGGACATGAAGGACGAGGCCCTCCGGCGCGGCGCGCTCTTCGAGACGGTCATCCGCACGCTTCGGGGCCGCGAGAAAGCCGCCATCGGTGCGATCAAGGAAGAGCTCTTCTGGGGCGAGGTCCCCGAGGACCCTGACGCTGCCCACGCCCACCTGATGCGCATCAAAGACGAAGCGCTAGCGGAGCGCTTCGGTGAGGAGGTGTAA
- a CDS encoding Gfo/Idh/MocA family oxidoreductase: MAAAPPPRSLLRLGVVGVGQRGTARAEAIAARDDVALVGVTDADTARADAIADRFGTAPYRSAATLLADCDAVCIAAPTRDHFLIAEAAAKDGRHVFLEWPATTSVAECERLVALSEEAGVDIGVAHPLPIAPLLASRPVGWRPRLVALDLPAGGISWPFLMAGALDLAAALARSADVPRLDAEADRRGALLDTVGATLRFRAGTLVHLLLGAAASSTRLFVAGRDQRASTTRLDTTLDFGTVTPARTPSPPASRDGFGGFLDALAAGRSATRTALDALHTMRLTERLLAKLR, encoded by the coding sequence ATGGCCGCCGCCCCGCCTCCACGTTCACTGCTCCGCCTCGGCGTCGTCGGCGTGGGCCAGCGCGGGACGGCACGCGCCGAGGCGATAGCGGCGAGAGACGATGTCGCGCTCGTGGGCGTCACCGACGCCGACACCGCGCGCGCCGACGCCATTGCGGACCGCTTCGGGACGGCGCCCTACCGCTCCGCCGCCACGCTCCTCGCCGACTGCGACGCCGTCTGCATCGCAGCACCGACGCGCGACCACTTTCTCATCGCTGAGGCTGCGGCAAAGGACGGGCGGCACGTCTTCCTAGAATGGCCCGCCACCACGTCCGTCGCCGAGTGCGAACGCCTCGTGGCGCTGAGCGAAGAGGCGGGCGTGGACATCGGCGTGGCGCATCCGCTGCCCATCGCGCCGCTGCTGGCGAGCCGGCCGGTGGGCTGGCGGCCTCGCCTCGTCGCGCTCGACCTGCCTGCGGGCGGTATCTCGTGGCCGTTCTTGATGGCGGGCGCGCTCGACCTCGCCGCCGCCCTCGCCCGCTCCGCCGACGTGCCCCGCCTGGACGCCGAGGCCGACCGGCGCGGCGCCCTGCTCGACACGGTCGGGGCTACGCTGCGCTTCCGGGCGGGCACACTCGTGCACCTGCTGCTGGGGGCTGCAGCCTCGTCGACGCGCCTCTTCGTGGCAGGCCGCGACCAGCGAGCCTCGACCACGCGCCTCGACACCACACTCGACTTTGGCACGGTCACCCCGGCACGTACCCCCTCTCCCCCAGCTAGCCGCGACGGCTTCGGCGGCTTCCTCGACGCGCTCGCCGCAGGCCGCTCAGCCACGCGCACCGCCCTCGACGCACTCCACACGATGCGCCTCACCGAGCGCCTACTCGCCAAGCTGCGCTGA
- a CDS encoding acyl-CoA dehydrogenase family protein, with product MHDTASPRDRDTLLGEVRAFVREVCVPLERYLLAHDYDTLEARLADVRAEAQAAGLWNLYLSAEHGGPGLSLPDFARISEALGWSLLGHIATNCQAPDVGNVELLLAHATEAQRGEFLQPLLHGTVRSCFGMTEPEHAGSNPRYLSTTARRESVSGGDDTYVLDGHKWFTTGFDGAAFCIVMAVTNPDAESPYARASMLLVPTAAEGVEHVRRLPVMGDEGQGWFSHSEIRLHGVRVPVANRLGPEGGGFLLAQERLGPGRIHHCMRWIGVCERALDLLCRRAVERELSPGSPLAGQQQVQVWIAESRAQIDAARLLVMDTAARIERDGQRAARTAVSAIKFLVADLLQRVLDRAIQVHGGLGVLDDTPLAFWYRHERGARIYDGPDEVHKTVVAREVLKGYGVTR from the coding sequence ATGCACGACACCGCCTCCCCCCGCGACCGCGACACCCTGCTCGGTGAGGTGCGTGCCTTCGTCCGTGAGGTGTGCGTGCCGCTCGAACGGTACCTCCTGGCACACGATTACGACACGCTCGAAGCGCGGCTGGCCGACGTGCGCGCCGAGGCGCAGGCGGCGGGGCTGTGGAACCTCTACCTCAGCGCCGAGCACGGCGGACCGGGACTGTCGCTGCCCGACTTTGCGCGCATCAGCGAGGCGCTCGGGTGGAGCCTCCTCGGGCACATCGCCACCAACTGCCAGGCGCCCGACGTGGGCAACGTCGAGCTGCTGCTCGCGCACGCGACCGAGGCGCAGCGGGGCGAGTTTCTGCAGCCGCTGCTGCACGGCACGGTCCGCTCGTGCTTCGGGATGACCGAGCCCGAGCACGCCGGGTCGAACCCGCGCTATCTCTCCACGACGGCGCGGCGCGAGTCTGTTTCTGGGGGGGACGACACCTACGTCCTCGACGGCCACAAGTGGTTCACGACAGGTTTCGACGGCGCGGCCTTCTGCATCGTGATGGCGGTGACCAACCCGGACGCCGAGAGTCCCTATGCACGGGCGTCGATGCTGCTCGTGCCGACCGCTGCTGAGGGCGTGGAGCACGTCCGCCGCCTCCCCGTGATGGGCGACGAGGGGCAGGGCTGGTTCTCGCACTCCGAGATCCGGCTGCACGGCGTGCGCGTGCCCGTGGCGAACCGGCTCGGGCCGGAGGGCGGCGGCTTCCTCCTCGCGCAGGAGCGGCTGGGGCCGGGGCGCATCCACCACTGCATGCGCTGGATCGGCGTTTGCGAGCGCGCTCTCGACCTGCTGTGCCGCCGCGCCGTGGAGCGGGAGCTGTCGCCGGGCAGTCCGCTCGCGGGGCAGCAACAGGTGCAGGTCTGGATCGCCGAGAGCCGCGCGCAGATCGACGCGGCGCGGCTCCTGGTGATGGACACCGCCGCGCGCATTGAGCGGGACGGGCAACGGGCAGCGCGCACGGCGGTGAGCGCGATCAAATTTCTCGTCGCCGACCTGCTCCAGCGTGTCCTCGACCGCGCCATCCAGGTGCACGGCGGCCTCGGCGTCCTCGACGACACGCCGCTCGCGTTCTGGTACCGCCACGAGCGCGGCGCGCGCATCTACGACGGCCCCGACGAGGTGCACAAGACCGTCGTCGCCCGTGAGGTGCTCAAGGGCTACGGCGTGACGCGATAG